The Pseudoalteromonas translucida KMM 520 genome segment CAGGGCCGGTTGGTACTTCATAATAACTTCCGTAGCGTAATTTATGTTATTTATCTCAAGCTGTTGGGAACTCAAGCGCTCTATAGTAAACTCGGTGGCACATTTAAGTGCAAGGATATTCTAACATGAGTGAAAAATTTGTTGTTCAACTAAGCGAGCAGTCAGCACCAAGCCATTGGGGCGAAAACGCGTCGTTATCTTTTAATGAACACGGGGCAACCGTTCATTTATCTGAGCAAGAAACATTAAAAAATGTTCAAAAAGCAGCGCGTACTATTGCTATTCAAGGCGTAAAAGCGGTTGAACTAGCTGGCGATACCTGGTGTACCGAAAGCCAGTGGGCGTTTTATCAAGGGTTTGTAACGCCTAAATCGTTAAATGGCGTTACCTTTGTTGATAACGCACAGTCAGATATTAAAGAGCTAGGTAACTTAAAAACTTCAGCTATTTGGGCTCGCGAAATGGTTAACGGTACTGCCGATGACATTTATCCAGAAAGCCTTGCTGAAAAAGCCGCTGAATTTATTCAATCGTTAGCGCCTGAGCATGTGAGCTATCAAATTATTAAAGGCGATGCATTATTAGAGCAACAGTGGATCGGTATTCATGCTGTTGGCCGTGGTAGTGTTCGCCCGCCAGTATTACTTGAACTTGATTATAACCCAACAGGCGACGCCAATGCGCCAGTAAGCGCTGCGCTTGTAGGTAAAGGTATAACCTTTGACTCAGGCGGTTACTCAATTAAGTCGAGCGAAGGTATGCTAGGCATGAAGTGCGATATGGGCGGTGCTGCTACAGTAACGGCTGGTTTAGCACTGGCTATTAACCGCGGTATTGAAAAACGTATTAAGCTGTTTTTATGCTGTGCAGAAAACTTAATTTCTGGCCATGCTTATAAATTAGGTGACATTTTAACGTATAAAAATGGTACTACAGTTGAAATTGTAAATACTGATGCTGAAGGGCGTTTAGTATTAGCTGATGGCTTAATGGCTGCAGGAGAGACTGGTGCGCCATTAATTATTGATGCTGCAACACTAACTGGCGCTGCGCTAGTTGCTGTTGGCCAAGAGTACAATGCTTTGTTTGCCCTTGATAAAGAGCTAGTACGTGAAGTTGAAGACTTTGCTTCTCAAGAAATGGAAGCAGCGTGGCCATTACCACTTGAAAAGTGGCATCAGCAAAACTGCCCATCGGCTTATGCCGATACAGCTAACAGCCGTGCGCAAAAAGGCGGTGGTTATGGTGGTGCATCAAATGCGGCTGGTTTCTTATCGCGCTTTGTAGCAAATGATGGCAAAGGCTGGGTGCATATTGACCTAGCAGCTGCATTTAATATGAGCAGCACTAACCAGTGGGCTGCTGGCGCTACCACACAAGGCATGCGTACTGTTGCTCGCACCTTGTTAGAAAAAGCGTAATATTTGCAGCGTTAGTTTATTAAAAAATTATAATGGGCACCGTTTGGTGCCTATTTTTTTGTGCTGCAAACAAGCATTTTGATTTAAATTACGGTAAAATCCCTCGCCTTAGATGTTTGAACGTTTCATTTACAGCTTTAATCTAAGCTGCGCTCAAATGTTGTACTCACCACTGGGATCCTAACTATGTCAGATAAGTGCTATATCACGGCTCAACAATTACTTGAAGATTCATTTCGCGTAGCAGCGCAAGTGTATAATGATGGCTTTCGTCCAGATTTCATTATTGGTATTTGGCGAGGTGGTGCACCCATAGGTATTGCAGTGCAGGAATTTTACGATTACAAAGGCATTGAAACCGACCACATTGCGGTACGTACATCGTCTTATTATGGCATTGGTAAGCAATCTAAAGAGATAAAAGTACATGGTTTACACTACATTGTAGAAAATGCTAATGCAGGTGACTCATTACTCATTGTTGATGATGTGTTTGACTCTGGCCGCAGTATTTTTGCATTAAAAGAAAAGCTTTCAGAGCTAATGCGTTTAAACTTACCGCGTGATATTCGCATTGCATGTCCTTACTACAAGCCTAAAAACTCTAAAGTAGACATGAAGCCAGATTACTATATTCATGAATCTGAAGAATGGTTAGTGTTTCCGCATGAGTTATCGGGTTTAACACCGGATGAAATTATTGCTGGCAAATCAGATCTAGCAAAAATACATGACATTTTGCTAGAAAAATAATCAACCTGCATAAATAAAAAAAGGCCATTAAGGCCTTTTTTTATCAACTTTTGCCGTAAAACACCGTTCCTTTAGGTCGGTGATATAAGGCAATAGTCGCGAAGCGACTAAGTGGGTTGTTCCTTTTTGATTGACTGTATATAATAACAGTATGATTATTCGCAAAGCTTATAAATTTCGTTTAAAAACAACACCCGATATTAACGCTAAAATGGCGCAATATGCGGGAAATTGTCGATTCTTGTGGAATAAAGCCTTAGCGATTAACTTATTTAAGTTACAGAATAAACAAAAAATTTGCTACTACCAAGAGTTGGATTTCTTTTCTAAACTTTGGAAAAAAAGCGAGGAGTATGGCTTTTTAACACTATCGCCCGCACAAACTATCCAACAAACATTAAAACAGCTTGAACGCGCCTTTAAAGACGCATTCGATAAAAACCAACCACTCAAACGGATGCCTACTTTTAAGAAAAAAGGAGAGGTGAATAGCTTTAGTTTTCCTCAAGGCTTTAAAATCGACAAGAATGGGAAACGTATTTTTTTACCTAAAATCGGTTGGGTTAATGTTAGAAAAAGCCAAGCTATTTTAGGAAAAGCTAAAAACGTCACTGTTTCACAAAAAGGAAAGCACTGGTTTGTTTCAATCCAAGTTGAACAAGAAGTAGCACCACCTAAGCACCCATCAAACGCCATGATTGGGGGAGATTTAGGCGTGAAACGCCTAATTACCCTTTCAGATGGCAGTTTTGTGGAGCCGATAGATACCAGTAAACAGACAATCAGGATCAAACGATTACAGAAGCAACTTGCTAGAAAAGTGAAATTTTCAAGTAACTGGAAAAAATTAAAAGCAAAGATCACAACATTTCATACGAAAGTTGCCAATATTCGTCATGACAAATTACATAAGATCTCAACACAGTTGAGCAAAAGCCACGCAATCATCGTGCTAGAAGATCTTAAAATTAGAAATATGACGAAAAACAGCAAAGGCAACAGTGAGCAGCATGGAAAAATGGTGAAACAAAAATCTGGCTTAAACCGCGTCATTCTCAATCAAGGATGGGGAATGTTTAAAGAAATGCTGAAATATAAGCAGGATTGGCTCGGCGGTCAGGTTATTTTTGTTGATCCGAAACATACCAGTCAAACGTGTCCGGCGTGTGGTCATCAATCAAAAGATAACCGATTAACGCAGTCTAAGTTTGAATGTGCGAAGTGCGGTTATCAAGATAATGCGGATCATGTTGGCGCATTAAATATTTTAGCGCGAGGTCATCGCGTTCTAGCCTGTGGAGAGATTGACATTAGTCAGCTTGTTGAAGCAGGAACTTGCCTTATGAGTGATCACAAGGCCCCGATGGTTTTAAACTAATCGGAATCCCCCTCCTTTCCTGAACTTGTTCAGGCGCTTGGCGAGGTGGTGGAGGATGTCAAGGATAAAACTTAACGTTTCAACCTATGTAACCTGATGTAATAAATTACAGTTGCGCAAAGCTATCTACATATTGGCTTAGGCGCGGTATATCTACTGCTAATAAACCTTGGGTACTTCTTTGTACTAAGCCTTTTTCTACGAGTTCTGTTACAACACGTCTGTAAGCGCGCTCAGTGGTTGCAAAACGTTCTGCTTCGGCATTTACCGTAGGGTACGCACGCAGCAGTGTAGGGTTGTTGTTCTCGGCTCTTAGTAGGCAGTCTTTAGCTATGTTATAGCTCAGTGGCAGCAATAATTTATCTAGGTTTATTTTTTGATTTTCTTGAAATTTAGCCGCTATAGTTTGCGCTGTGTATAAACTCAATTCAGGTTTTTCAAGTAATAACGCACGCCAATGCTTCAACTCAATTAAATTATAAGTTACATCGCTAAAACAAGTTACTGTATAAATGCAGGGGTTATTATTGAGCGCTTCTATTTCACCAATGAGGGTGTTATTGCAATCGAGTTGACCAAGCAGCAGGCGTCGTCCGTTACCTACATCGTAACTAAACGACACAGTTCCGCTGCGCACAAGTACCAACTTAGTTAAAGGTTGGTCTTGTTGTATTAATATTTCTTTTTTTGATTGCTGATAACTACTACCGGCAAAGGTAAGTAGCTGATTAACAAGATAACTGGAAAAATGGTATTGAAACATCAATCATACTCTTCGGACAATTGTCCTATTTATTGCACCTTAATGGCGATAGCATCAAAGCTCTAAGAAATTATGTTAACTTAATTAACATATCAGGTGCTACTAATATAATGGGCTGGCACTGTTGGATTAATTATTTAAGCAGTATAGCTGCTGATAACCAACAGAATTTTAAGCCATTTATAGGTTAACTTTTATTTAGCTGTTACGTTGCTGTACAGATTCAATGTACTAAAGTGCAATGCTAACCTAAAGCCTAGGAGAGAACAATTGAGTTGGGAATATTTAGGTTATATAGCATCCGCTTTACTGGTTGCATCGTTAACAATGACCGACGTGGTAAAGCTGCGTTGGTATAATTTATTTGGGTGTATCGCCTTTACTATTTATGGCTTAGCTATTGGTGCAGTACCCGTTGCGTTTACTAACGGCTTACTCGCGTTTGTAAACGCGTATCATATTATTAAATTATACCGTAATAAACAGCCAGAAACTAAAAAGGATTAGCCTAAGCTAATCCTTTTTAGGTTTACTCGTATTGAATATAGTTTATCAATTAATATTATTGCGCAGTTACAGCCTCTTTTTCGTAGCGAAGTTTGCCTGCAATCCATGTTTGTAATACGTTTATTTTATATAGCTCATCAACCGGTGCTTTAAAATAATCTTTATCTATTAAAATAAAGTCGGCCCACTTTCCTTGCTCTAAACTACCCACTTTAAACTCTTGATGCGCTGCATAAGCACCGCCTAGGGTAAAAGCACGTAGTGCGTCTTCACGGCTTAATACTTCGCTAGCGCGCCAGCCCTGGGTTGGCTGTTGGTTATGATCCATACGAGTAATTGTTGCATACAAGCCATCAAAAGGATTTGCCAGTTCTATTGGGTAGTCAGATCCTGCTGCAATCACTGATCCTTGTTTTAAAAAGGTTTGCCATGCATAAGCACCCGCTAATTGTTTTTCGCTTAAGCGTTGCTCTGCCATGTGCATATCAGAGGTGGCATGCACTGGTTGCATTGAAGGGATAATTTTTAATGTTTTAAAGCGCTTAATATCATCAAGCGTTACTATTTGT includes the following:
- a CDS encoding phosphoribosyltransferase; amino-acid sequence: MSDKCYITAQQLLEDSFRVAAQVYNDGFRPDFIIGIWRGGAPIGIAVQEFYDYKGIETDHIAVRTSSYYGIGKQSKEIKVHGLHYIVENANAGDSLLIVDDVFDSGRSIFALKEKLSELMRLNLPRDIRIACPYYKPKNSKVDMKPDYYIHESEEWLVFPHELSGLTPDEIIAGKSDLAKIHDILLEK
- a CDS encoding Crp/Fnr family transcriptional regulator; this translates as MFQYHFSSYLVNQLLTFAGSSYQQSKKEILIQQDQPLTKLVLVRSGTVSFSYDVGNGRRLLLGQLDCNNTLIGEIEALNNNPCIYTVTCFSDVTYNLIELKHWRALLLEKPELSLYTAQTIAAKFQENQKINLDKLLLPLSYNIAKDCLLRAENNNPTLLRAYPTVNAEAERFATTERAYRRVVTELVEKGLVQRSTQGLLAVDIPRLSQYVDSFAQL
- a CDS encoding RNA-guided endonuclease InsQ/TnpB family protein, whose translation is MIIRKAYKFRLKTTPDINAKMAQYAGNCRFLWNKALAINLFKLQNKQKICYYQELDFFSKLWKKSEEYGFLTLSPAQTIQQTLKQLERAFKDAFDKNQPLKRMPTFKKKGEVNSFSFPQGFKIDKNGKRIFLPKIGWVNVRKSQAILGKAKNVTVSQKGKHWFVSIQVEQEVAPPKHPSNAMIGGDLGVKRLITLSDGSFVEPIDTSKQTIRIKRLQKQLARKVKFSSNWKKLKAKITTFHTKVANIRHDKLHKISTQLSKSHAIIVLEDLKIRNMTKNSKGNSEQHGKMVKQKSGLNRVILNQGWGMFKEMLKYKQDWLGGQVIFVDPKHTSQTCPACGHQSKDNRLTQSKFECAKCGYQDNADHVGALNILARGHRVLACGEIDISQLVEAGTCLMSDHKAPMVLN
- a CDS encoding YgjV family protein, with protein sequence MSWEYLGYIASALLVASLTMTDVVKLRWYNLFGCIAFTIYGLAIGAVPVAFTNGLLAFVNAYHIIKLYRNKQPETKKD
- the pepB gene encoding aminopeptidase PepB gives rise to the protein MSEKFVVQLSEQSAPSHWGENASLSFNEHGATVHLSEQETLKNVQKAARTIAIQGVKAVELAGDTWCTESQWAFYQGFVTPKSLNGVTFVDNAQSDIKELGNLKTSAIWAREMVNGTADDIYPESLAEKAAEFIQSLAPEHVSYQIIKGDALLEQQWIGIHAVGRGSVRPPVLLELDYNPTGDANAPVSAALVGKGITFDSGGYSIKSSEGMLGMKCDMGGAATVTAGLALAINRGIEKRIKLFLCCAENLISGHAYKLGDILTYKNGTTVEIVNTDAEGRLVLADGLMAAGETGAPLIIDAATLTGAALVAVGQEYNALFALDKELVREVEDFASQEMEAAWPLPLEKWHQQNCPSAYADTANSRAQKGGGYGGASNAAGFLSRFVANDGKGWVHIDLAAAFNMSSTNQWAAGATTQGMRTVARTLLEKA